In the genome of Desulfovibrio desulfuricans, one region contains:
- a CDS encoding NAD-dependent succinate-semialdehyde dehydrogenase translates to MYRILHDQELFRTQCLINGRWCDAADKSVVEVVNPANGKQLGTVPNCGEAETRQAIEAAQAAFGIWSARTPQERGALLHAWERAIAENIEDLARLLTLEEGKPLAEARGEILQGASYFPWFAEEARRFSGDVTPVYRHGVQALTRHAPVGVAAAITPWNFPMSMIPRKVAPALAAGCTMIVKPASATPYSALAMAELAMRVGIPAGVFNVVTGSASRIGKEITSNPLVRKLSFTGSTAVGLQLATQCGPTLKRLSMELGGNAPFLVFDDADMDKAVTMAMGCKFRNAGQTCICANRFLVQGSVLDEFTTKLLDHISALRVGDGLKPETDMGPLINAEAVAHADALVRDAVEKGAQLLFGGKPHSLGGNFYEPTLLLGLTPEMRIFREEIFGPVAAIMPFDDEEQAVELANDTEFGLASYVCTHDMPRIWRLFNKLQYGMAGFNDAGLAAAEIPFGGVKFSGVGREGSREGLQEYMETHYALLGGLN, encoded by the coding sequence ATGTACCGTATTCTGCACGATCAGGAGCTGTTTCGCACCCAGTGCCTCATCAACGGGCGCTGGTGCGATGCGGCCGACAAAAGCGTTGTCGAAGTGGTCAACCCGGCCAACGGCAAGCAGCTGGGCACGGTGCCAAACTGCGGCGAGGCCGAAACCCGGCAGGCCATCGAAGCAGCGCAGGCGGCCTTTGGGATCTGGAGCGCCAGAACTCCCCAGGAAAGGGGAGCCCTGCTGCACGCCTGGGAGCGGGCCATTGCTGAAAATATCGAAGACCTCGCCCGCCTGCTTACCCTTGAAGAAGGCAAACCCCTGGCCGAAGCCAGAGGCGAAATTTTGCAGGGAGCGTCGTACTTTCCCTGGTTTGCCGAGGAGGCCCGCCGCTTCAGCGGCGACGTCACCCCTGTGTACCGGCACGGAGTGCAGGCCCTGACCCGCCACGCCCCGGTGGGCGTCGCCGCAGCCATCACGCCGTGGAACTTCCCCATGTCCATGATTCCGCGCAAGGTGGCCCCGGCCCTTGCGGCGGGCTGCACCATGATCGTCAAGCCCGCCAGCGCCACGCCATACAGCGCGCTGGCCATGGCGGAGCTGGCCATGCGGGTGGGCATACCCGCCGGTGTGTTCAACGTCGTTACCGGCAGCGCCAGCCGCATCGGCAAAGAAATTACGTCCAATCCGCTGGTGCGCAAACTCAGTTTTACCGGCTCCACCGCAGTGGGGCTGCAGCTGGCAACCCAGTGCGGGCCGACGCTCAAACGCCTTTCCATGGAGCTGGGCGGCAACGCCCCCTTCCTGGTGTTTGACGACGCCGACATGGATAAGGCCGTGACCATGGCCATGGGCTGCAAATTTCGCAATGCCGGGCAAACCTGCATCTGCGCCAACCGCTTTTTGGTGCAGGGCAGCGTGCTGGACGAATTCACCACAAAACTGCTTGACCACATCAGCGCCCTGCGCGTGGGCGACGGCCTCAAGCCGGAGACCGACATGGGGCCGCTCATCAACGCCGAGGCGGTGGCCCATGCCGACGCGCTGGTCAGGGACGCGGTGGAAAAAGGCGCGCAACTGCTCTTTGGCGGCAAACCGCACAGTCTGGGGGGCAATTTTTACGAACCCACCCTGCTGCTGGGCCTGACGCCCGAGATGCGCATCTTCCGCGAAGAAATATTCGGCCCGGTTGCCGCAATCATGCCCTTTGACGACGAGGAACAGGCCGTGGAACTCGCCAACGACACGGAGTTTGGCCTCGCCTCCTACGTCTGCACCCATGACATGCCCCGCATCTGGCGGCTGTTTAACAAGCTGCAGTACGGCATGGCCGGCTTTAACGACGCGGGGCTGGCCGCTGCGGAAATACCCTTTGGCGGCGTGAAGTTTAGCGGCGTGGGCCGCGAGGGCAGCCGCGAGGGACTTCAGGAATATATGGAAACCCACTATGCCCTGCTGGGCGGGCTAAACTGA
- a CDS encoding dihydroorotase, translating to MSLLIKNARHLGAPVDLLVRHGKIVTMTPAGHKTYDSREVFDAQGLMLMPSCTDAHAHLREPGFEYKEDIASGLEAAARGGFATIMCMANTRPVNDSASVTRAMLDSARKSHPQGPRLCPIAAATVGLKGEEMSPLAELKDAGCVAVSNDGRPLENAELVRRIMEYGADLDLVLIDHCEDPHLAKGWRMHEGVTSGLLGVKGQPAAGEANQAMRDIMLAEYLQIPVHIAHVSAALTVDCIAWGKARGVKVTAETCPHYLLLDETALEGYNTQAKVSPPLRTAADREALRRAVKDGTIDILATDHAPHAAHEKEGTLDDAMCGFTGLDLAVSLTWGLVTEGVLNEADLHRLWSQRPAEIFNLPRNGFAPGDPADFFLFDPAETWVPSPQNLYSKSCNTPFLGKPLQGRVKHHWIGGQQLF from the coding sequence ATGAGCCTCTTGATAAAGAACGCGCGCCACCTTGGCGCCCCTGTTGACCTGCTGGTGCGGCACGGCAAAATTGTCACCATGACCCCGGCAGGGCACAAAACCTACGACAGCCGCGAGGTTTTTGACGCGCAGGGCCTTATGCTCATGCCCAGCTGCACCGACGCCCACGCGCACCTGCGCGAGCCCGGCTTTGAATACAAGGAAGACATCGCCTCCGGCCTGGAGGCCGCAGCGCGGGGCGGCTTTGCCACCATCATGTGCATGGCCAACACCAGGCCCGTCAACGACTCGGCAAGCGTCACGCGGGCCATGCTCGACAGCGCCCGCAAAAGCCATCCGCAGGGGCCGCGCCTCTGCCCCATTGCCGCCGCCACCGTGGGCCTCAAGGGAGAGGAAATGTCCCCCCTCGCGGAGCTTAAGGATGCGGGCTGCGTCGCTGTTTCCAATGACGGCCGTCCGCTCGAAAACGCCGAGCTTGTGCGCCGCATCATGGAATACGGCGCCGACCTTGACCTTGTGCTTATCGACCACTGCGAAGACCCGCACCTGGCCAAGGGCTGGCGCATGCACGAGGGCGTAACCAGCGGCCTGCTGGGCGTTAAGGGCCAGCCCGCCGCAGGCGAGGCCAACCAGGCCATGCGCGACATCATGCTGGCGGAGTACCTGCAGATTCCCGTGCACATCGCCCACGTTTCCGCCGCGCTCACCGTTGACTGCATCGCCTGGGGCAAGGCCCGGGGCGTCAAGGTGACCGCCGAAACCTGCCCCCACTACCTGCTGCTGGATGAAACCGCCCTTGAGGGATATAATACCCAGGCCAAGGTCAGCCCGCCCCTGCGCACCGCCGCCGACCGAGAGGCCCTGCGCCGGGCAGTCAAGGACGGCACCATTGATATTCTGGCCACAGACCACGCCCCCCACGCCGCCCACGAAAAGGAAGGCACCCTGGACGACGCCATGTGCGGCTTTACCGGGCTTGACCTTGCCGTGAGCCTGACCTGGGGTCTGGTGACCGAGGGCGTACTGAACGAGGCGGACCTGCACCGGCTGTGGAGCCAACGTCCGGCGGAGATATTCAACCTGCCACGCAACGGATTTGCCCCCGGCGACCCGGCGGACTTTTTTCTGTTTGACCCGGCGGAGACATGGGTTCCCAGCCCGCAAAATCTTTATTCCAAAAGCTGCAACACGCCATTTTTGGGCAAGCCCCTGCAGGGCAGGGTCAAACACCACTGGATTGGCGGCCAGCAACTGTTCTGA
- the amrB gene encoding AmmeMemoRadiSam system protein B, producing the protein MPERAPVVAGRFYPAAPDELQTEARSWLTAGKTYAATAPLDTGRSPSASLRGFMLPHAGYAYCGKVLGAALASPWEGTTAGACLPERLVILCPNHTGRGAPLGVWPEGAWRTPLGNVPVDAAMAAALCGAGGFEPDLQSHLDEHSIEVLLPFLQCLPPPHGKTGALRSITPVCVGTMQHDALLQAGLALAEALRQCGQQGAGVGVIVSSDMNHFEDQESTMHKDSLALSQALACDPEGLLAVVQRNRITMCGAAPMALALFAAHALGDPWAELCMYDTSATASGDTRRVVGYAGLRFGLN; encoded by the coding sequence ATGCCCGAACGTGCACCTGTCGTTGCCGGGCGCTTCTACCCTGCCGCTCCTGACGAGCTGCAGACGGAAGCAAGGTCATGGCTTACAGCTGGCAAAACCTATGCGGCCACAGCGCCCCTTGATACCGGGCGCAGCCCTTCGGCGAGCCTGCGCGGTTTCATGCTGCCCCACGCGGGCTATGCATACTGCGGCAAGGTACTGGGCGCTGCGCTGGCAAGCCCATGGGAGGGAACCACCGCCGGGGCCTGCCTGCCGGAGCGGCTTGTTATTCTCTGCCCCAACCATACGGGCAGGGGCGCGCCGCTGGGGGTCTGGCCCGAGGGCGCGTGGCGCACGCCGCTTGGCAACGTGCCCGTGGATGCCGCAATGGCTGCAGCCCTGTGCGGTGCTGGCGGCTTTGAGCCAGACCTGCAGTCGCACCTTGACGAGCATTCCATCGAAGTGCTGCTGCCCTTTTTGCAGTGCCTGCCCCCGCCGCATGGCAAAACCGGCGCGCTACGCAGCATCACGCCCGTATGCGTGGGCACCATGCAGCATGACGCGCTGCTGCAGGCCGGGCTGGCCCTGGCCGAGGCCCTGCGCCAGTGCGGGCAGCAGGGTGCGGGCGTGGGCGTCATCGTAAGCTCGGACATGAACCATTTTGAAGATCAGGAATCCACCATGCACAAGGACTCTCTGGCGCTTTCGCAGGCCCTGGCCTGCGACCCCGAGGGCCTGCTCGCCGTGGTGCAGCGCAACCGCATAACCATGTGCGGCGCCGCCCCCATGGCCCTGGCCCTGTTTGCCGCCCACGCTCTGGGCGACCCATGGGCGGAGCTGTGCATGTACGACACCTCGGCCACGGCATCGGGCGACACGCGGCGCGTGGTCGGCTATGCGGGGCTGCGC